In Rhizobium sp. WSM4643, the following are encoded in one genomic region:
- the lpxC gene encoding UDP-3-O-acyl-N-acetylglucosamine deacetylase, with translation MAIGLLGFQTTVSRPVTLSGIGVHSGAEVSITLNPAESDTGVVFQRLHDNGDITELKAVSSQVGNTDLCTVLGFSPAHSVATIEHVMAAVYALGLDNVVIEVPGSEMPIMDGSSLPFVEAIEQVGLVSLGVKRRYIRITKPVRIEHGGSWSEFRPYDGTRFEVEIDFDCPLIGRQKWAGDMTAAVFKTELSRARTFGFMRDVERLWASGHALGSSLENSVVISDDNTVINVEGLRYAKDEFVRHKTLDAVGDLSLAGAQFIGCYRSYRGGHKMNANALKALLADPSAYEVVETSTPRQRVAARELIAVSASEFAPWSA, from the coding sequence ATGGCAATTGGCTTGCTGGGTTTTCAAACGACAGTATCGCGTCCCGTGACGCTTTCGGGCATCGGAGTGCATTCGGGCGCTGAAGTCTCGATCACTCTGAACCCGGCGGAATCGGACACCGGCGTCGTTTTCCAGCGCCTGCATGACAATGGCGACATTACCGAACTCAAGGCTGTTTCCTCGCAGGTCGGCAATACCGACCTCTGCACCGTGCTCGGCTTCTCACCCGCCCATTCGGTCGCGACGATCGAGCATGTCATGGCCGCCGTCTATGCGCTCGGCCTCGACAATGTGGTGATCGAGGTGCCGGGCTCCGAAATGCCGATCATGGATGGCAGCTCGCTGCCCTTCGTCGAGGCGATCGAGCAGGTCGGTCTCGTCTCGCTTGGCGTCAAGCGCCGTTATATCCGTATCACCAAGCCGGTGCGAATCGAGCATGGCGGCTCCTGGAGTGAATTCCGTCCCTATGATGGTACGCGCTTCGAAGTCGAGATCGATTTCGACTGCCCGCTGATCGGCCGGCAGAAGTGGGCCGGCGACATGACAGCCGCCGTCTTCAAGACGGAACTTTCCCGCGCCCGCACCTTCGGCTTCATGCGCGATGTCGAACGCCTCTGGGCGTCGGGCCACGCGCTCGGCTCCTCACTCGAAAATTCCGTCGTCATCTCGGACGACAACACCGTCATCAACGTCGAAGGGCTGCGTTACGCCAAGGACGAATTCGTCCGCCATAAGACGCTCGATGCCGTCGGCGATCTGTCGCTTGCCGGTGCCCAGTTCATCGGCTGCTACCGCTCGTATCGCGGTGGTCACAAGATGAATGCCAATGCGCTGAAGGCGCTGCTCGCCGATCCCTCCGCCTATGAGGTCGTAGAGACGTCGACGCCGCGCCAGCGTGTCGCTGCCCGCGAGCTGATCGCAGTCAGCGCTTCGGAATTCGCTCCCTGGTCGGCATGA
- the ftsZ gene encoding cell division protein FtsZ yields the protein MTIKLQKPDITELKPRITVFGVGGGGGNAVNNMITAGLQGVDFVVANTDAQALTMTKAERIIQLGVNVTEGLGAGSQPEVGRAAAEECIDEIVDHLNGTHMCFVTAGMGGGTGTGAAPVVAQAARNKGILTVGVVTKPFHFEGGRRMRLAEMGIQELQKSVDTLIVIPNQNLFRIANDKTTFADAFAMADQVLYSGVACITDLMVKEGLINLDFADVRSVMREMGRAMMGTGEASGSGRALQAAEAAIANPLLDETSMKGAQGLLISITGGRDLTLFEVDEAATRIREEVDPDANIILGATFDESLEGIIRVSVVATGIDRAMNEAAERNLQPAARPAIRPSAAVAPAAAAVQPAPVMQAPKAMDPIAQTIREAEMERELEIPAPRAAAPLQQPAAQQETFRPQSKIFAPAPEAPAMRPAPVQQQAPAPVMSQPVISQPVQQQPVRQEPIIRQAPEPMRMPKVEDFPPVVQAELDHRTQPASAHAAEERGPMGLLKRITNSLGRRDDDAVAADMTAAPPAASQQRRPLSPEASLYAPRRGNLDDQGRAVPQARMMQEDDQLEIPAFLRRQSN from the coding sequence ATGACCATCAAGCTGCAAAAGCCTGACATCACAGAGCTGAAGCCGCGCATCACCGTGTTCGGCGTTGGCGGCGGTGGCGGCAATGCCGTCAACAACATGATCACCGCAGGCCTCCAGGGCGTCGACTTCGTCGTCGCCAACACGGATGCGCAGGCGCTGACGATGACGAAGGCCGAGCGCATCATCCAGCTCGGCGTCAACGTTACCGAAGGCCTCGGTGCCGGCTCGCAGCCGGAAGTCGGCCGCGCGGCTGCCGAGGAGTGCATCGACGAAATCGTCGATCACCTGAACGGCACGCATATGTGCTTCGTCACCGCCGGCATGGGCGGCGGCACCGGCACGGGTGCTGCTCCCGTTGTCGCCCAGGCCGCCCGCAACAAGGGCATCCTGACGGTCGGCGTCGTCACCAAGCCGTTCCATTTCGAAGGCGGGCGGCGCATGCGCCTGGCCGAGATGGGCATCCAGGAACTGCAGAAGTCTGTCGATACGCTGATCGTCATTCCGAACCAGAACCTCTTCCGCATTGCCAACGACAAGACGACCTTCGCCGATGCCTTCGCCATGGCTGACCAGGTTCTCTATTCGGGTGTTGCCTGCATCACCGACCTGATGGTCAAGGAAGGTCTCATCAACCTCGACTTCGCCGACGTCCGCTCGGTGATGCGCGAGATGGGCCGCGCGATGATGGGCACCGGCGAAGCTTCCGGCTCCGGCCGCGCGCTGCAGGCCGCAGAGGCTGCGATCGCCAACCCGCTGCTCGACGAAACCTCGATGAAGGGCGCCCAGGGCCTGCTGATCTCCATTACCGGTGGTCGCGACCTCACCCTCTTCGAAGTTGACGAAGCCGCGACCCGCATCCGCGAGGAAGTCGATCCTGACGCCAACATCATCCTCGGCGCCACCTTCGACGAATCGCTCGAAGGCATCATCCGCGTCTCGGTCGTCGCAACCGGCATCGACCGGGCGATGAACGAAGCCGCCGAGCGGAACCTCCAACCGGCAGCAAGGCCCGCTATCCGTCCCTCCGCGGCTGTTGCTCCGGCAGCGGCCGCAGTTCAGCCTGCCCCCGTGATGCAGGCACCGAAGGCCATGGATCCGATCGCGCAGACCATCCGCGAAGCCGAGATGGAACGCGAGCTCGAAATTCCGGCCCCGCGTGCTGCCGCACCGCTGCAGCAGCCGGCGGCACAGCAGGAGACCTTCCGTCCGCAGAGCAAGATCTTTGCGCCGGCACCGGAAGCTCCGGCAATGCGTCCGGCACCGGTGCAGCAGCAGGCTCCGGCGCCCGTCATGAGCCAGCCGGTGATAAGCCAGCCGGTCCAGCAGCAGCCGGTTCGGCAGGAGCCGATCATCCGCCAGGCGCCCGAACCGATGCGCATGCCGAAGGTCGAGGATTTCCCGCCGGTCGTCCAGGCCGAACTCGACCACCGCACCCAGCCGGCCTCCGCGCATGCGGCGGAGGAGCGCGGTCCGATGGGCCTGCTCAAGCGAATCACCAATTCGCTTGGCCGCCGCGACGACGACGCCGTTGCCGCCGATATGACCGCCGCGCCGCCCGCCGCTTCGCAGCAGCGCCGTCCGCTGTCGCCTGAGGCAAGCCTCTACGCACCGCGTCGCGGCAACCTCGACGACCAGGGCCGCGCGGTTCCGCAGGCCCGGATGATGCAGGAAGACGACCAGCTGGAAATCCCGGCATTCCTGCGTCGCCAGTCGAACTGA
- the ftsA gene encoding cell division protein FtsA, giving the protein MSLFGSSHFGLPRLKPLSSKRSHVVSVLDIGSTKVVCMIGRLTPREESQILPGRTHNIEIIGIGHQRSRGIKTGVIADLDALEGVIRLAVDAAERMAGLTVESLIVNLTAGRLGSDIYTATIDLGGQEVELNDLKKVLSAACQQSLRQDRSVLHSLATGFSLDGERGIRDPLAMYGDALGVDMHVVTAERSALKNLELSVNRAHLSVEGIVATPYASGLAALVDDEVELGCAAIDMGGGTTTISVFAEGKLVHTDAVGLGGHHVTTDLARGLSTRIEDAERLKVVHASALSNSSDERELISIPPIGEDDRDQPSQVPRALVSRIVSARIEETMELIRDRIQRSGFSPIVGKRVVLTGGASQLTGLADVARRILARNVRIGRPMGVSGLPTAAKGPAFSTAVGLMIYPQVADMETHASQSGLLMSLGGNNSRIARMGQWLKESF; this is encoded by the coding sequence ATGAGCTTGTTCGGTTCATCCCATTTCGGATTGCCGCGCCTGAAGCCGCTTTCGTCGAAGCGGTCGCATGTCGTTTCGGTGCTCGACATCGGTTCGACCAAGGTCGTCTGCATGATCGGCCGGCTGACGCCGCGCGAGGAAAGCCAGATCCTGCCGGGCCGCACGCACAATATCGAGATCATCGGCATCGGCCATCAGCGCTCCCGTGGCATCAAGACCGGCGTCATCGCCGATCTCGACGCGCTGGAAGGCGTCATTCGCCTTGCGGTCGACGCGGCGGAGCGCATGGCGGGGCTGACCGTCGAAAGCCTGATCGTCAACCTGACGGCTGGCCGCCTCGGCAGCGACATCTACACGGCGACGATCGATCTCGGCGGCCAGGAAGTCGAGCTCAACGATCTGAAGAAGGTGCTGTCGGCCGCTTGCCAGCAGTCGCTGCGCCAGGACCGTTCGGTGCTGCATTCGCTGGCGACCGGCTTCTCGCTCGACGGCGAGCGCGGCATCCGCGATCCGCTGGCGATGTACGGCGATGCGCTCGGCGTCGACATGCATGTCGTGACGGCGGAGCGCTCGGCGCTGAAGAACCTCGAGCTTAGCGTCAACCGCGCGCATCTGTCGGTCGAGGGCATCGTTGCGACGCCCTATGCATCGGGTCTTGCGGCTCTCGTCGACGACGAGGTCGAGCTCGGCTGTGCAGCGATCGACATGGGCGGCGGCACGACGACGATCTCGGTCTTTGCCGAAGGCAAACTCGTTCATACGGATGCTGTCGGCCTCGGCGGCCATCACGTCACCACCGACCTGGCGCGCGGCCTTTCGACCCGCATCGAGGATGCGGAGCGCCTGAAGGTCGTGCATGCCTCGGCCCTTTCGAATTCCTCCGACGAGCGCGAGCTGATCTCGATCCCGCCGATCGGCGAGGATGATCGCGACCAGCCGTCACAGGTGCCGCGAGCCTTGGTTTCGCGCATCGTGTCGGCCCGAATCGAGGAGACGATGGAACTGATCCGCGACCGTATCCAGCGCTCAGGCTTCAGCCCGATCGTCGGCAAGCGCGTCGTGCTGACCGGCGGGGCGAGCCAGCTGACCGGCCTTGCCGACGTGGCGCGGCGCATCCTTGCCCGCAACGTCCGCATTGGTCGTCCGATGGGCGTTTCGGGCCTGCCGACGGCGGCCAAGGGGCCGGCTTTTTCGACGGCCGTCGGCCTGATGATCTATCCGCAGGTCGCGGACATGGAGACACATGCGTCACAGAGCGGTCTGCTCATGTCGCTTGGGGGAAATAACAGCCGCATAGCCCGCATGGGCCAGTGGCTGAAGGAAAGTTTCTGA
- a CDS encoding cell division protein FtsQ/DivIB, with protein sequence MFALTVKRIGRPSHHAVLPIMEAEERFVLPRPLRRVTRFLISLCSGRIYIPVHTGTVSALAFLAATGLYGMSLGGHTEAVAQATTTAAGFAIEDVKVSGNSETSEIEILQLIGLDGTTSLVALDVDAARRKIAHLPWVENVEVRKIYPKTIEVKLKERQAYAIWQHGQELSLIEKNGSVIAPLRDNKFSALPLVVGRDAETAAASLDVAFSKWPDVKARVKAYVWISGRRWDLHMDNGVVVKLPEDGIDQALATLSKFDKEHQLLERDIAAVDLRLADRTAIQLTPEAAIRRQTAVTERTKELKKAGQNI encoded by the coding sequence TTGTTTGCGTTGACGGTCAAGAGGATAGGGCGCCCCAGCCATCATGCCGTGCTTCCGATCATGGAAGCCGAAGAGCGGTTCGTGCTGCCGCGACCATTGCGCCGGGTCACGCGCTTCCTGATCAGCCTCTGCAGCGGCCGCATCTACATTCCTGTTCATACGGGCACGGTCTCGGCGCTCGCTTTTCTGGCTGCGACGGGGCTTTACGGCATGTCGCTCGGCGGTCACACGGAAGCCGTCGCGCAGGCGACGACGACGGCCGCGGGTTTTGCCATCGAGGATGTCAAAGTCTCCGGCAATTCGGAGACCTCCGAAATCGAGATCCTGCAGCTGATCGGCCTTGACGGCACGACCTCGCTGGTCGCCCTCGACGTCGATGCCGCCCGCAGGAAGATCGCCCATCTTCCCTGGGTCGAAAATGTCGAGGTCCGCAAGATTTATCCGAAGACGATCGAGGTGAAGCTCAAGGAGCGCCAGGCCTATGCGATTTGGCAGCACGGGCAGGAGCTTTCCCTGATCGAGAAGAACGGCAGCGTCATTGCGCCGCTGCGCGACAACAAGTTTTCGGCGCTGCCGCTCGTCGTCGGCCGCGATGCCGAAACGGCGGCGGCTTCGCTCGACGTAGCCTTCTCGAAGTGGCCCGACGTGAAGGCCCGCGTGAAGGCCTATGTCTGGATATCGGGCCGTCGCTGGGACCTGCACATGGACAACGGCGTCGTCGTCAAGCTGCCGGAAGACGGTATCGACCAGGCACTGGCGACGCTTTCGAAATTCGACAAGGAGCATCAGCTCCTGGAGCGGGACATTGCCGCAGTCGATCTCAGGCTGGCCGACAGAACCGCGATCCAGCTGACGCCCGAGGCGGCGATCCGCAGGCAGACGGCAGTGACGGAGCGTACGAAAGAATTGAAGAAGGCGGGGCAGAATATATGA
- a CDS encoding D-alanine--D-alanine ligase, whose product MSRKHVAVLMGGFSSERPVSLSSGKACAEALEAEGFDVTRIDVARDVSEKLAALKPDVVFNALHGPFGEDGTIQGILEYLEIPYTHSGVLASALAMDKDKAKLVAGAAGIPVAESQVVNRFAFPSTHPMKPPYVVKPLREGSSFGVVIVTEDQAHPPQIVSSPEWRYGEEVIVERYVYGRELTCGVMGEAALGVTEVVPQGHNFYDYDSKYAAGGSKHVIPAKISPNIYQKIQTLSLRAHQAIGCRGVSRSDFRYDDRFSEDGEIIWLEVNTQPGMTPTSLVPEMAGHAGYSFGQFLRWMVEDASCLR is encoded by the coding sequence ATGAGTCGCAAGCATGTCGCTGTCCTGATGGGCGGATTTTCCTCGGAAAGGCCTGTCAGCCTTTCCTCGGGAAAGGCTTGCGCAGAAGCTCTTGAAGCGGAGGGTTTCGACGTGACGCGCATCGATGTGGCGCGCGACGTTTCCGAAAAACTCGCCGCGCTGAAGCCCGATGTCGTCTTCAATGCGCTCCACGGCCCGTTCGGCGAAGACGGCACCATTCAGGGCATCCTCGAATATCTCGAAATCCCCTATACGCATTCGGGCGTGCTTGCCTCAGCGCTGGCGATGGACAAGGACAAGGCGAAGCTCGTTGCCGGCGCCGCCGGCATTCCGGTCGCCGAATCGCAGGTGGTCAACCGTTTCGCCTTTCCCTCGACGCATCCGATGAAGCCGCCCTATGTGGTGAAGCCCCTCCGCGAGGGGTCGAGCTTCGGCGTCGTCATCGTCACCGAAGATCAGGCGCATCCGCCGCAGATCGTCAGTTCGCCCGAGTGGCGTTACGGCGAGGAAGTGATCGTCGAGCGCTATGTTTACGGTCGCGAACTCACCTGCGGCGTCATGGGTGAAGCTGCGCTCGGTGTCACGGAAGTGGTGCCGCAGGGACACAATTTTTATGATTACGACTCCAAGTATGCGGCGGGCGGTTCAAAACACGTCATCCCCGCGAAAATTTCACCGAATATTTACCAAAAAATACAAACATTGTCCCTAAGGGCGCATCAGGCAATCGGTTGTCGCGGCGTCAGTCGGTCCGACTTTCGTTACGACGATCGTTTCTCCGAAGACGGCGAAATCATCTGGCTGGAGGTCAATACCCAGCCAGGGATGACTCCAACCTCGCTCGTGCCCGAAATGGCCGGTCATGCCGGCTATTCCTTTGGTCAGTTTCTCCGGTGGATGGTGGAGGACGCGTCTTGTTTGCGTTGA